In Electrophorus electricus isolate fEleEle1 chromosome 14, fEleEle1.pri, whole genome shotgun sequence, a single window of DNA contains:
- the capgb gene encoding capping protein (actin filament), gelsolin-like b yields MLSFSAAPGQFGPEVREPGLRCWRVEKMKAVPLKSSEVGAFFNGDSYLVLHNKGDQGADLHMWLGEKSSRDEQVACAMLATQLDNFLSGEPVQHRHVQGYESPEFMHLFPRGISYKEGGVESGFRKPQSGSGPVQRLYHIKGKKNIRAKEVDFTWDSFNKGDCFILDLGETIVSWVGSQANIFEKQKVLEIATLIRDTERHGKAQISHICEGEETPEMLKVLGPKPELKESTPEDDSQADANNSACLYKVSDATGSMKLTKASEKNPFAKDLLLRDDCFILDNGANGKIFVWKGSGANAQEKNAALKMADDFIQKMNYPRKTQVEILPQGRETAIFKQFFKTWN; encoded by the exons ATGCTCTCCTTCAGTGCTGCTCCGGGCCAATTCGGGCCAGAGGTGAGGGAGCCAGGGCTGCGCTGCTGGCGGGTGGAGAAGATGAAAGCTGTCCCGCTGAAGTCCTCAGAGGTGGGGGCTTTCTTCAACGGTGACTCCTACCTAGTGCTGCACAACAAGGGAGACCAAGGAGCTGATCTGCACATGTGGCTCG GAGAGAAGTCCTCTCGCGATGAGCAGGTCGCATGCGCCATGCTTGCCACCCAGCTGGACAACTTCCTGTCTGGAGAGCCTGTGCAGCACAGGCATGTGCAGGGCTACGAGTCTCCAGAGTTCATGCACCTCTTCCCCAGAGGGATTAGCTATAAG GAGGGGGGTGTGGAGTCTGGATTCAGGAAACCACAATCTGGTTCAGGCCCAGTTCAAAGGCTGTATCACATCAAAGGGAAGAAGAATATCAGAGCCAAGGAGGTTGACTTCACCTGGGATAGCTTCAACAAAGGCGACTGCTTCATACTGGATCTGGGAGAG ACAATCGTCTCATGGGTTGGCTCTCAGGCCAACATCTTTGAGAAGCAGAAGGTTCTAGAGATTGCAACCCTgatcagagacacagagagacatggcAAAGCCCAAATCAGTCATAtctgtgagggagaggagaccCCAGAAATGCTGAAG GTTTTGGGTCCAAAGCCAGAGCTTAAAGAGAGCACTCCAGAGGATGACAGCCAAGCAGATGCAAATAACTCAGCCTGCCTATACAAG GTTTCAGATGCTACAGGGTCAATGAAGCTCACCAAAGCttcagaaaaaaatccatttgcCAAGGACCTTCTTCTCCGTGATGACTGCTTCATCCTGGACAATGGAGCCAATGGCAAGATCTTTGTTTGGAAAG GCAGTGGCGCAAATGCACAAGAGAAGAATGCAGCTCTTAAAATGGCAGATGATTTCATTCAAAAGATGAACTATCCCAGGAAAACGCAG GTGGAGATTCTACCGCAGGGCAGGGAGACAGCCATCTTCAAGCAGTTCTTCAAAACCTGGAACTGA
- the si:dkey-219e21.2 gene encoding E3 ubiquitin-protein ligase TRIM39 has protein sequence MKGILKGKTTKGKSLPKVEAQSHSIGAVRWPFPDEAVQVHSSAPSGLYKSCNVYSTRSQQKHHQQSLKDLRSLQECVRFLNHWKVQVAQVCKKESDPDESSSRWLCGGSDQPEDPCAERSLEESRKLILQWADELNSVDMLSKENPWLQDRFKHSEADEQRKDSQNELVEQRVMEWAKELQSVSESCGMLGEELTQTLRLLGLRKKRLVSLMPLLEFITWSLLKEDSKNMVSQLWLPAKQRSWKAGTPQYIPNSVWNWITSAAVDVSLDPMTNHPWLQISDDQKQVQESLWEVDVAYTPQRFDGWPCVLGWQGYAGGRCYWEVDLSNNSHWRVGVTTGSSERQGRFPMKPSSSYWTLWRSTRQFYACTEPETALPLTLVPRKLGIYLDYEEGQISFYNVKNKLHIFTFTGNFRGKLYPLFAPLDGKTLITVSSPKNASPL, from the exons ATGAAGGGCATTCTTAAAGGCAAAACCACAA AGGGGAAGTCCCTGCCTAAGGTGGAAGCGCAGAGTCACTCTATCGGAGCAGTGCGCTGGCCATTCCCAGATGAAGCTGTGCAGGTTCACAGCTCAGCTCCCAGTGGTCTGTATAAGAGCTGCAATGTCTACTCCACACGCTCACAG CAAAAGCATCATCAGCAGAGTCTAAAGGATCTGCGTAgtctgcaggagtgtgtgagattCCTCAACCACTGGAAAGTACAAGTGGCACAAGTGTGTAAG AAGGAGAGCGATCCAGACgagagcagcagcaggtggcTGTGTGGTGGTTCGGATCAACCCGAAGACCCCTGTGCCGAGCGCAGTCTGGAGGAGAGCCGGAAGCTCATTCTGCAGTGGGCTGATGAACTCAACAGCGTTGACATG CTGTCTAAAGAGAACCCCTGGCTGCAGGACAGATTCAAACACAGTGAGGCCGATGAGCAGAGAAAGGACAGCCAGAATGAGCTGGTGGAGCAGAGGGTCATGGAGTGGGCCAAGGAGCTTCAGAGCGTTTCAGAG AGCTGTGGCATGCTGGGAGAGGAACTGACACAGACGCTTCGACTTCTTGGCCTCAGGAAGAAGAGGCTTGTTTCACTGATGCCCCTACTGGAGTTCATTACCTGGTCCTTACTGAAGGAAGACAGCAAG AATATGGTTTCACAGCTCTGGCTTCCTGCCAAGCAGCGCTCTTGGAAAGCAG GAACACCACAATACATCCCTAACTCAG TGTGGAACTGGATCACCAGTGCAGCAG TTGACGTCTCACTGGACCCTATGACTAATCATCCATGGCTGCAAATCTCCGATGACCAGAAGCAGGTTCAAGAAAGCCTGTGGGAGGTTGACGTAGCCTACACCCCCCAGCGCTTCGACGGCTGGCCGTGCGTGCTGGGTTGGCAGGGCTATGCGGGCGGGCGTTGCTACTGGGAGGTGGATTTGTCCAACAACAGCCACTGGCGAGTAGGGGTCACCACCGGTTCCTCGGAGAGACAAGGGCGCTTTCCCATGAAGCCTTCCAGTAGCTACTGGACACTGTGGCGCAGCACGAGGCAGTTCTACGCCTGCACGGAGCCAGAGACGGCCCTGCCCCTCACTCTTGTGCCCAGGAAGTTGGGCATTTACCTCGATTATGAGGAGGGCCAGATCTCCTTCTACAATGTGAAGAACAAATTGCACATTTTCACCTTCACGGGGAACTTCCGTGGAAAGCTGTATCCTCTATTTGCCCCTCTGGATGGAAAGACTCTTATCACTGTATCCTCTCCTAAAAATGCTAGCCCTTTATAA